The sequence below is a genomic window from Curtobacterium sp. MCPF17_002.
CGCCGGCCTGATCGCCCGATACCCCGCACTCTCGACCGCCGGCACCAATAAGTGCTCAAGAACATGTACAAAGTGATCGGGATCGCCGTACAGATCCGCGGCAGCCGAAGACGTGGATATAGGCATGGCAATAAAGCAAGATTGCTCGACATCAGTCATCCGAATACCTCATGCGCAGTTATGAAGCGGTAGCTCTTCGAAGCCGTGAGAGCCGTGACTCCCTGCGCGACTACGAGTCGCGTTGACATCGGTACCATTCCGCACCTAATGACATGACGAGAATTCACGATATTCCTTCGTTAACTTCGCCGCGCGAGGCCAGCCACGTAGTGTGTTCGCGGCTTATCGCCTCCTCCGCGTCGGCGACGGCTGCTGCCCAATCCGCTTCACTGGCCAACCTGAGCAGAGAGACCTGCTTTTGAAGTTCAGCCGCCGTGAGCGAATATGCCGCACGAAGGGTTGCATGCTGCTTGAGAGCAAGCCAAGCTGCACCTGCTCCGATGCCGGCGGCAAGGATGCCTGCCCAATCAATATCCCAACCCGCAAACAGCCTGCCAGCGGAGAGAACAATAGCCACAAGTTCAGCGACAATTAGGCCTACGCGCCAACCGCGCCCCGCTCGGCAATTGTATTCGGCCTTCCTTGTATACCAATCACGCTGCGCTTCCGTTCGTCCCGTTAAATACGCCGATTTGCGATCGACGAAAGGCATAGAGCGTAGGCGGCGCATCCTTGACGTCGGTGCACTCCCGTCTGCGTCTGGAACAGCGACACTTTGAGTCCCTTGCAGAGCCACTTGATCGACCCTGCTTCTGAATAGCGCTTCGGCTTCGTTGTCAGCGAGAGTCGGAAAGAATGGGTCCGCCGCAACCGCAAACCGCCAACTGAGCGTCTTTGTGGACTCGGCGAGAGCTCGCGATTGATACCAAGTACGATCAGGACGTTCGACTATCAAAAACAACTCAGCGGCGAGGGCGCCAACAAACCCAAGCAAGGCTGCCACCGCCCAGATGTCTATCGGCCCGAGCCACAGCGAAAAAGCTCCCCCCACAGCGGAAAGCGTCACACCCGAGAGCCGCAGACGGTTTGCCTTTAACGACGCGCGCTGAGCCGAGTTGGAGGTCGAGTCGGCCGCCTTGAAATAACTGGGTAGATCAGAATCATTCAATGGATTCGCACTCATGCTGGACGCACCCTCGTGCGCGTTGCGGCGATAGATGACCGCTTATCGAAGGCCATATCGATCCAGCGATTGGGGTCGGCCCGGAATTCATTCCATCTTACCAGGACACAGTATCGGTCATCTTCAGTCCAGGCACATCGCTCCTGCGGCAAGAAATAGTTGTAACTGAATTCCTTGACAACTGTGGAGTCATTTAGCTTGACCAAAGTATGCACCCCATTGCAAGTCTCACACCTCTGACCTCCGCCGAAGATTGAAGCCTCAAACTCCGGAACGACAACCCCAAGGAGACCGCTCTTCGTATTGCCCTGGCCGTCGAATAGCGATGCCTGCAATTCTCGCTTGATGAAGTACTGCTCGATTGGGCCGGCGCTTTCAGCACTGTGCTGACCTATGATGAAGATCGTCACCGTTGAGTCGCGAAGGTAGTCTTCACGGATTGTCCGCAGAATATAGTCTTGATCGTTGGACTGAATTGCTTCATTCAACGATTTGTCGACATAGTCAAGGTGACTCCAGGACTGAATCTGTTCCTTGTAAGCGGAGTCCTCAGTCTTGAAGGAAATATAAACTTTGTGACCCAATTGCCCCTCCTTGGGTTGGCCTCCCTTTCCGAGGGAGAATCAGAAGTCCCAGTCCTCGTCCTCAGTGTTGACGGCCTTGCCGATGACGTACGACGACCCCGACCCCGAGAAGAAGTCGTGGTTCTCGTCAGCGTTCGGCGACAGGGCGGACAGGATGGCAGGGTTCACGTCCGTGATGTTCTTCGGGAACATCGGCTCGTAGCCCAAGTTCATCAGTGCCTTGTTGGCGTTGTAGTGCAGGAACTTCTTGACATCCTCGGTCAGACCGACCTCGTCGTAGAGGTCCTGCGTGTACTGCACCTCGTTCTCGTACATCTCGAACAGCAGCGAGAACGTGTAGTCCTTGAGCTCGTCGCGCTCGGCCTGCGTGAGGGTCTCGAGGCCCTTCTGGTACTTGTACCCGATGTAGTACCCGTGGACGGCTTCGTCGCGGATGATCAGGCGGATCAGGTCGGCGGTGTTGGTGAGTTTGGCGCGCGACGACCAGTGCATCGGCAGGTAGAAGCCCGAGTAGAACAGGAACGACTCGAGCAGCGTCGAGGCGACCTTGCGCTTCAGCGGGTTGTCGCCCTGGTAGTAGTCCATCACGATGGACGCCTTCTTCTGCAGGTTCGGGTTCTCCTCGGACCAGCGGAATGCCTCATCGATCTCGGGGGTCGACGCGAGCGTCGAGAAGATCGACGAGTAGGACTTGGCGTGCACCGACTCCATGAACGCGATGTTCGTGTAGACGGCTTCTTCGTGCGGGGTGATCGCGTCGGGGATGAGCGACACGGCGCCGACGGTGCCCTGGATCGTGTCCAGGAGCGTCAGGCCGGTGAAGACGCGCATGGTGAGCTTCTGCTCGGCCGGCGTCAGCGTGTTCCACGACTGCACGTCGTTCGACAGCGGCACCTTCTCGGGCAGCCAGAAGTTGTTGACGAGGCGGTTCCAGACCTCGACGTCCTTGTCGTCCTGGATGCGGTTCCAGTTGATGGCCTGGACCCGATCAATGAGCTTCAGCTTCTCGACCAACGCACGTTTCCTTCAAGAGATGGTGACTAAGTGACGGACTGGAGGCGCGGTGCGGGCTGGCACCGCGCCTCCAGGCCAAAGATGACTGCGTGAGCAATCAGAGCATGCACGACGCCGAAGGCGTCACAGCATGCACGAAACGCAGCCCTCGACCTCGGTGCCCTCGAGCGCGAGCTGGCGGAGACGGATGTAGTAGATCGTCTTGATGCCCTTGCGCCATGCGTAGATCTGCGCCTTGTTGATGTCGCGCGTGGTGGCGGTGTCCTTGAAGAACAGCGTCAGGGACAGGCCCT
It includes:
- a CDS encoding TIR domain-containing protein, with the protein product MGHKVYISFKTEDSAYKEQIQSWSHLDYVDKSLNEAIQSNDQDYILRTIREDYLRDSTVTIFIIGQHSAESAGPIEQYFIKRELQASLFDGQGNTKSGLLGVVVPEFEASIFGGGQRCETCNGVHTLVKLNDSTVVKEFSYNYFLPQERCAWTEDDRYCVLVRWNEFRADPNRWIDMAFDKRSSIAATRTRVRPA
- a CDS encoding DUF4231 domain-containing protein encodes the protein MSANPLNDSDLPSYFKAADSTSNSAQRASLKANRLRLSGVTLSAVGGAFSLWLGPIDIWAVAALLGFVGALAAELFLIVERPDRTWYQSRALAESTKTLSWRFAVAADPFFPTLADNEAEALFRSRVDQVALQGTQSVAVPDADGSAPTSRMRRLRSMPFVDRKSAYLTGRTEAQRDWYTRKAEYNCRAGRGWRVGLIVAELVAIVLSAGRLFAGWDIDWAGILAAGIGAGAAWLALKQHATLRAAYSLTAAELQKQVSLLRLASEADWAAAVADAEEAISREHTTWLASRGEVNEGIS
- the nrdF gene encoding class 1b ribonucleoside-diphosphate reductase subunit beta — translated: MVEKLKLIDRVQAINWNRIQDDKDVEVWNRLVNNFWLPEKVPLSNDVQSWNTLTPAEQKLTMRVFTGLTLLDTIQGTVGAVSLIPDAITPHEEAVYTNIAFMESVHAKSYSSIFSTLASTPEIDEAFRWSEENPNLQKKASIVMDYYQGDNPLKRKVASTLLESFLFYSGFYLPMHWSSRAKLTNTADLIRLIIRDEAVHGYYIGYKYQKGLETLTQAERDELKDYTFSLLFEMYENEVQYTQDLYDEVGLTEDVKKFLHYNANKALMNLGYEPMFPKNITDVNPAILSALSPNADENHDFFSGSGSSYVIGKAVNTEDEDWDF